One Cryptomeria japonica chromosome 9, Sugi_1.0, whole genome shotgun sequence genomic window carries:
- the LOC131052569 gene encoding serine carboxypeptidase II-3-like, with translation MLELGPFRVQPDNATLSSNPYAWNQVANTLFLESPAGVGFSYSNTTSDYDNANDENTARDAYIFLLNWLERFPQYKNREFYIAGESYAGFYIPELADTILKNNNSRTSIINLKGVMIGNGIINYETDGCGMVDYLWSHALMSDEDYAYSRCIASNSSYQTQSHKFYSQSEPYSPGLINIYNIYAPLCPSHPDPIWRFSTFTSSALTDATPTNGLDGFDPCSPGYVLTYLNTPKVQSALHANITSLPYAWSECSNVLTYNDINVTTMLPIYQRMMAAGLRILVYSGDIDGKVPVTSTRYSINALNLPIEKACYPWMDGDIDVAGYSVIYKGLIFATVRGAGHEVPSYQPSRALTMTKYFLAGKPLPS, from the exons ATGTTGGAGCTTGGACCCTTCCGCGTTCAGCCTGATAACGCCACACTTTCTAGTAATCCCTATGCGTGGAATCAAg TGGCGAACACATTATTTTTGGAATCACCTGCTGGAGTTGGGTTttcatactccaacaccacttctGATTATGATAACGCCAATGATGAGAACACTG CTCGGGATGCGTACATATTTCTACTGAATTGGCTTGAGAGGTTTCCGCAGTATAAGAACAGAGAATTTTATATCGCAGGGGAAAGCTACGCTG GCTTTTATATCCCTGAATTGGCAGACACTATTCTTAAGAATAATAACTCTCGTACATCGATTATAAATCTCAAAGGAGTCATG ATTGGAAATGGAATAATCAATTATGAGACAGATGGTTGCGGGATGGTTGACTATTTATGGTCACATGCATTAATGTCAGATGAAGATTATGCCTATTCTCGTTGTATTGCATCTAATTCAAGTTATCAAACTCAAAGTCACAAATTTTACTCTCAATCAGAACCATATAGCCCAGGACTGATAAACATCTATAATATATATGCACCACTTTGTCCTTCCCATCCCGACCCCATATGGAGATTTTCAACTTTCACATCTTCTGCTTTGACG GATGCTACCCCTACAAATGGATTAGATGGATTTGATCCATGTAGTCCTGGTTATGTACTTACCTACCTTAACACACCTAAAGTACAAAGTGCTCTTCATGCAAATATAACAAGCTTACCTTATGCATGGTCAGAATGCAG TAATGTGCTCACATACAATGACATAAATGTGACAACTATGTTACCAATTTATCAAAGAATGATGGCAGCGGGATTGAGAATACTAGTCTACAG TGGAGATATAGATGGAAAGGTGCCAGTCACTAGTACAAGATACTCAATTAATGCATTGAATCTTCCAATTGAGAAAGCATGCTATCCATGGATGGATGGAGATATTGATGTAGCGGGTTATAGTGTAATTTACAAAGGATTGATATTTGCAACGGTAAGAGGAGCAGGGCATGAAGTGCCAAGCTATCAACCATCGAGAGCATTGACCATGACCAAATACTTTTTAGCTGGAAAGCCTCTACCATCATAA